The region TCTGAAGTGGGACGGTGCGAAATGGGGCGGCGTGGATATTCCGGACTACAGCACTGCCGCACCGGGCAGCGACGTTGGGCCGTTTATCATGCAGCCTGAGGGGATGGGACGCCTGTTTGCTATCGATAAGATGGCGGAAGGTCCGTTCCCGGAACACTACGAGCCCTTTGAGACGCCGCTGGGTACCAACCCGCTGCACCCGAACGTGGTCTCTAACCCGGCAGCCCGTATCTTTAAGGGCGATTTCGAAGCGCTGGGTAAAAAGGACAAGTTCCCGTACGTGGGTACCACCTACCGTCTGACCGAGCACTTCCACTACTGGACCAAGCACGCGCTGCTTAACGCCATCGCGCAGCCGGAACAGTTTGTGGAGATCGGCGAGAAGCTGGCGGGCAAGCTCGGCATCGCCCATGGCGATACCGTGAAGGTTTCCTCTAACCGCGGCTATATCAAGGCCAAGGCGGTGGTGACCAAGCGTATTCGCACGCTGAACGTTCACGGTCAGCAGGTGGATACCATCGGTATTCCGATCCACTGGGGCTATGAGGGCGTGGCGAAGAAAGGGTTCATTGCGAACACCCTGACGCCGTTCGTCGGCGATGCGAACACGCAGACGCCGGAGTTTAAGGCCTTCCTCGTGAACGTGGAAAAGGTGTAACGGAGACGACTTATGGCTTATCAATCTCAAGACATTATCCGTCGTTCCGCGACTAACGGTTTCACGCCCGCGCCTCAGGCGAGGGACCACCAGCAGGAAGTGGCGAAGCTTATCGACGTGACCACCTGTATCGGCTGTAAAGCCTGTCAGGTGGCGTGCTCGGAGTGGAACGATCTGCGTGACGAAGTGGGTCACAACGTCGGGGTGTACGACAACCCGGCGGACCTGACCGCCAAGTCCTGGACGGTGATGCGTTTCTCGGAAGTGGAGCAGAACGACAAGCTGGAATGGCTTATCCGCAAAGACGGCTGTATGCACTGTGCGGATCCGGGCTGCCTGAAGGCATGTCCGTCAGAAGGGGCTATCATTCAGTATGCCAACGGCATCGTCGACTTCCAGTCTGAACAGTGCATCGGCTGCGGCTACTGCATCGCCGGCTGCCCATTCGACGTACCGCGCCTGAACCCGGAAGACAACCGCGTTTACAAATGCACCCTGTGCGTTGACCGCGTCACCGTCGGCCAGGAGCCTGCATGCGTGAAGACCTGCCCAAC is a window of Enterobacter cloacae complex sp. ECNIH7 DNA encoding:
- the fdxH gene encoding formate dehydrogenase subunit beta, with amino-acid sequence MAYQSQDIIRRSATNGFTPAPQARDHQQEVAKLIDVTTCIGCKACQVACSEWNDLRDEVGHNVGVYDNPADLTAKSWTVMRFSEVEQNDKLEWLIRKDGCMHCADPGCLKACPSEGAIIQYANGIVDFQSEQCIGCGYCIAGCPFDVPRLNPEDNRVYKCTLCVDRVTVGQEPACVKTCPTGAIHFGSKEDMKTLAAERVGELKTRGYDNAGLYDPAGVGGTHVMYVLHHADKPNLYHGLPENPEISATVKFWKGIWKPLAAVGFAATFAASIFHYVGVGPNRAEEEDDNLHEEKDEVRK